DNA from Longimicrobium sp.:
AGCAGAACCGCGGCGTGGTGATCTACGCCGAAGTGGGCGGCGACTGGTTCGAGGCCCTGCAGTTCCCGGTGTCCGTGCAGAACCGGATGGTGGTCAGCGACCGCCCCGTGATCGGTCCGCTGGCGCAGGTGCTGACCACGTACGAGCACTACGGCGTGGTGCTGCTGGACCGCGAGCACGTGCGCATTCTCAGCGTGTACCTGGGAACGCTGCTCGACGAGCTGGAGTTCCGGGGCGACCCGCTGCCGGTTCCCAGCAACGTCAAGGCGGGCGGCTACTCGCAGACGCGCTACCAGCGGCGCAAGCGCGAGGAGATGAAGCACTTCTTCAAGGACTTCGCCACTGAGGTCGAGAAGTTCGTGCACCGCTTTCACCCTGCCAGCCTGGTGCTGCTGGGAACGGAAGAGAACGTGGCCCGGTTCCGCGAGTTCCTGGCGGCCGACGTGCAGCAGATGATCGGCCACACCGGACCCATGCCGGTGGACCAGTCGGCGTCGGAGGTGCTGGCCCGGCTGGAGCCGCACCTGCGCGCCGACCACGAGCGGCACGACCGCGAGCTGCTGGAGCAGGTGCGCGACCGCGCCGCCCACGACTACCTGGCCACGGCCGGGGTGCAGGGCACGCTCACGGCGCTGCAGGAGGGGAAGGTCGACACGCTGGTGCTGCCGCGCGACGGGCAGATCCAGGGCGTGCGCTGCACCCAGTGCAACTT
Protein-coding regions in this window:
- a CDS encoding VLRF1 family aeRF1-type release factor codes for the protein MISRQDLERLIQRQDGDKPVLSLFLDMSVDSNNKRNHLVFLGQRRGDFAELENITIPTGSGSETGVGSLYERILGWCENEFDEQNRGVVIYAEVGGDWFEALQFPVSVQNRMVVSDRPVIGPLAQVLTTYEHYGVVLLDREHVRILSVYLGTLLDELEFRGDPLPVPSNVKAGGYSQTRYQRRKREEMKHFFKDFATEVEKFVHRFHPASLVLLGTEENVARFREFLAADVQQMIGHTGPMPVDQSASEVLARLEPHLRADHERHDRELLEQVRDRAAHDYLATAGVQGTLTALQEGKVDTLVLPRDGQIQGVRCTQCNFVFVRDVSRCPYDGSESLEQVDVMEEMVRLAQQQEAEIQFADANAIADLRGAAALLRF